In Luteitalea sp. TBR-22, one genomic interval encodes:
- a CDS encoding GAF domain-containing protein, whose translation MFHVPSLSADPATFHAELRAQLQALLGDERDLVANLANAAALIWHTTPDLNWAGFYLRRSESELVLGPFQGKPACVRIAVGKGVCGTAVARDASVLVEDVHAFPGHIACDGDSRSELVVPIRHAGRVVGVLDLDSPSLARFSQADQEGFEALVRTLEACTDLRSVS comes from the coding sequence ATGTTCCACGTTCCCTCACTCAGCGCCGACCCAGCGACGTTCCACGCGGAACTGCGTGCGCAACTGCAGGCCCTGCTCGGCGACGAGCGTGATCTCGTCGCGAACCTCGCCAATGCCGCCGCGCTCATCTGGCACACCACGCCTGACCTGAATTGGGCTGGATTCTATCTCCGCCGCTCCGAGAGCGAGCTGGTGCTGGGGCCGTTCCAGGGCAAGCCGGCCTGCGTGCGCATCGCGGTGGGGAAGGGCGTGTGCGGCACGGCGGTGGCGCGCGACGCCTCCGTGCTGGTCGAGGACGTCCACGCGTTTCCCGGACACATCGCCTGCGATGGCGACTCGCGGTCGGAACTGGTGGTGCCGATCCGCCACGCTGGGCGCGTCGTGGGCGTCCTGGATCTCGACAGTCCGAGCCTGGCCCGGTTCAGCCAGGCCGACCAGGAAGGGTTCGAGGCGTTGGTCCGGACGCTCGAAGCTTGCACGGACCTGCGATCTGTGTCATAA
- a CDS encoding PaaI family thioesterase → MTTSLQEQYAPSSICYGCGPANPQGLQVRSVVDGDRVVCDWTPAPHHHAFPGMVNGGIIGSILDCHCNWAAAWHLMKRLGLDHPPCTVTASYTIEMKRPTPIDGPLHLVARVVEATDDRCTVEGTLEAAGRVTATCRGVFVAVKPGHPAYHRW, encoded by the coding sequence GTGACAACGAGCCTGCAGGAGCAGTACGCGCCGTCAAGTATCTGCTACGGCTGTGGTCCCGCCAACCCGCAGGGCCTGCAGGTGCGCAGCGTCGTCGACGGCGACCGGGTCGTGTGCGACTGGACCCCCGCGCCGCACCATCATGCCTTCCCCGGGATGGTCAACGGCGGCATCATCGGCAGCATCCTCGACTGCCACTGCAACTGGGCGGCCGCATGGCACCTGATGAAGCGCCTCGGGCTGGACCACCCGCCATGCACCGTCACGGCGAGCTACACCATCGAGATGAAGCGCCCGACGCCAATCGACGGCCCACTCCACCTGGTGGCACGCGTCGTCGAGGCCACCGACGACCGGTGTACCGTCGAGGGCACGCTCGAAGCGGCCGGCCGCGTGACGGCGACGTGCCGCGGCGTGTTCGTCGCCGTCAAGCCGGGCCACCCGGCGTATCACAGGTGGTAG
- a CDS encoding TonB-dependent receptor: protein MTAIMKGTLTRALCALAVLAATGSAAWAQSGLATVTGIVSDGQGAAVPGASVTATNTATNVPYTGVSNEAGVYTINALPIGAYQVKVELSGFKTVTTNVSLSAGQTARVDAALEVGSLTESVEVTATSAVLQTENAVVGAKMEREQVEKLPIQGRNLSTATLYTAGVTSPNPSSFNSLKNTGGGRPYVNGQREQGNNFMLDGVDMNDAIDNLIAYQPSPDAVEQVSVETNNYSVEQGNVAGAIVNMVLKSGTNRVQGNGFWYWRDNELAATPWATNRFGGRKAGFTRDIFGGTIGGPIAKGKLFFFADYQGGRLENPPADSFTTVIPDAWRNGDLSSLLASNIVVRDPLTGQPFPNNQIPVSRFSTFARNLLANEALYPRANVNRAISDFRQNYLGKSASSERTNQYDFKVDWNASTNDKTYVRFSRQTHFAETEQTAMPLLYGSISENPFWSVAGNWNRIFGANIVNDLLIGYNDNSFNSAPLDLRGLGALNNQLGIGGDQPIPGLTQVALGNNVSNIGTIGIGSNTNNGVFQINERLTWLKGRHTLKFGGSWNHYVMDRYYSGNNGQLGFITYNGNFTGAAFADFLLDQVQSKGRGSLSEPWTHLQDRIAFYVADDFKATDRLTLNLGLRWGYTSPLVEKDDRQANFDLTNAQQLFAGQNGNSRALYEPYYNGWEPRIGAAYRAGDKWVFRGGYGITQYMEGTGANLRLPLNPPFFFESQTTYDINNPGTISTGFQGLQALDRPSGVVRAWDPNLRPQFTQQWNVFAEYLLGARTSINVGYVGNKSSNLVTPIEGNQPLPGTGDPATWPSLQSRRPLFAFNPLITDISTTASRGRSDYHALQTTFKQRMWKGLDLTANYTLSRANSNNLGYYGSGGVASEGAYPVNSYDIEMNYGPAFFDARHIVSIAGSYQLPVGRDRAFGANMAKALDWIVGGWDTSFAFTAHTGYPITVQDSNRPSRQTTRSLDWPNLVGDPVPANQTIDKWLERSAFQSAPLGTFGNAGVGVARAPSYWNADFSLSKRLVTFGRQYILLRGEAFNVFNHPNFGPPDRNIQSQTFGTITSTVGDPRVIQLVAKYFF from the coding sequence ATGACAGCAATCATGAAGGGGACGTTGACGCGAGCGCTGTGTGCGCTGGCCGTCCTCGCGGCCACCGGGTCGGCGGCCTGGGCGCAGTCGGGCCTGGCCACCGTCACCGGCATCGTGTCGGACGGCCAGGGGGCGGCGGTCCCCGGCGCGTCGGTCACGGCAACCAATACGGCCACGAACGTCCCCTACACGGGCGTCTCGAACGAGGCGGGGGTGTACACCATCAACGCCCTCCCGATCGGGGCCTACCAGGTCAAGGTGGAGCTCTCGGGCTTCAAGACGGTCACCACCAACGTCAGCCTGTCGGCGGGCCAGACGGCGCGCGTGGATGCGGCGCTCGAGGTCGGCAGCCTGACCGAGTCGGTCGAGGTCACGGCGACCAGCGCGGTGCTCCAGACGGAGAACGCGGTGGTCGGCGCGAAGATGGAGCGCGAGCAGGTGGAGAAGCTGCCGATCCAGGGCCGCAACCTCTCGACGGCGACGCTGTACACCGCCGGGGTCACCTCGCCCAATCCCTCGTCCTTCAACAGCCTGAAGAACACCGGCGGCGGTCGCCCGTACGTGAACGGGCAGCGCGAGCAGGGCAACAACTTCATGCTCGACGGCGTCGACATGAACGACGCCATCGACAACCTCATCGCCTACCAGCCGAGTCCGGACGCGGTGGAGCAGGTGAGCGTCGAGACCAACAACTACTCGGTCGAGCAGGGCAACGTCGCCGGCGCCATCGTCAACATGGTGCTCAAGTCAGGCACCAACCGCGTGCAGGGCAACGGTTTCTGGTACTGGCGCGACAACGAGCTGGCGGCGACCCCGTGGGCCACCAACCGGTTCGGGGGCAGGAAGGCCGGCTTCACGCGCGACATCTTCGGCGGCACGATCGGCGGCCCGATCGCCAAGGGCAAGCTGTTCTTCTTCGCCGACTACCAGGGCGGCCGGCTCGAGAACCCGCCTGCCGATTCGTTCACGACGGTCATCCCCGACGCGTGGCGCAACGGCGACCTGAGCAGCCTGCTGGCGAGCAACATCGTCGTGCGCGACCCGCTCACCGGGCAGCCGTTCCCGAACAACCAGATCCCCGTCTCGCGCTTCAGCACGTTCGCGCGCAACCTGCTGGCCAACGAGGCGCTCTATCCGCGGGCCAACGTGAACCGGGCGATCTCGGACTTCCGCCAGAACTACCTGGGCAAGTCCGCCTCCTCGGAGCGCACCAACCAGTACGACTTCAAGGTCGACTGGAACGCCTCGACCAACGACAAGACGTACGTCCGCTTCTCGCGCCAGACGCACTTTGCCGAGACCGAGCAGACGGCGATGCCGCTCCTGTACGGGTCGATCTCCGAGAACCCGTTCTGGAGCGTGGCCGGCAACTGGAACCGCATCTTCGGCGCCAACATCGTCAACGACCTGCTGATCGGCTACAACGACAACTCGTTCAACAGCGCTCCGCTCGACCTGCGCGGCCTCGGCGCGTTGAACAACCAGCTCGGTATCGGCGGCGATCAGCCGATTCCCGGCCTGACGCAGGTCGCCCTGGGCAACAACGTCTCCAACATCGGGACGATCGGCATCGGCAGCAACACCAACAACGGCGTGTTCCAGATCAACGAGCGCCTCACGTGGCTGAAGGGCCGCCACACGCTGAAGTTCGGCGGGTCCTGGAACCACTACGTGATGGACCGCTACTACTCCGGCAACAACGGGCAGCTCGGGTTCATCACCTACAACGGCAACTTCACGGGCGCCGCCTTCGCCGACTTCCTGCTCGACCAGGTCCAGAGCAAGGGCCGCGGCTCGCTGTCGGAGCCCTGGACGCACCTGCAGGACCGCATCGCGTTCTACGTCGCCGACGACTTCAAGGCCACCGACCGGCTGACGCTGAACCTCGGCCTGCGCTGGGGCTACACGTCGCCGCTCGTCGAGAAGGACGACCGGCAGGCCAACTTCGACCTGACCAACGCGCAGCAGCTGTTCGCCGGGCAGAACGGCAACAGCCGTGCCCTCTACGAGCCCTACTACAACGGCTGGGAGCCGCGCATCGGCGCCGCCTACCGCGCCGGCGACAAGTGGGTCTTCCGCGGCGGCTACGGCATCACGCAGTACATGGAGGGCACGGGCGCCAACCTGCGCCTGCCGCTGAACCCGCCGTTCTTCTTCGAGTCGCAGACGACCTACGACATCAACAACCCCGGGACGATCTCCACCGGGTTCCAGGGCCTGCAGGCGCTGGACCGCCCCTCGGGGGTGGTGCGCGCATGGGATCCCAACCTGCGTCCGCAGTTCACGCAGCAGTGGAACGTCTTCGCGGAGTACCTGCTCGGGGCGCGCACGTCGATCAACGTCGGGTACGTCGGCAACAAGTCGAGCAACCTCGTGACGCCGATCGAGGGCAACCAGCCGCTGCCCGGCACCGGTGACCCGGCGACGTGGCCCAGCCTGCAGTCGCGGCGGCCGCTGTTTGCCTTCAACCCGCTGATCACCGACATCAGCACCACGGCGTCGCGTGGCCGCAGCGATTACCACGCGCTGCAGACCACCTTCAAGCAGCGGATGTGGAAGGGCCTCGACCTGACCGCCAACTACACGCTCAGCCGCGCCAACTCGAACAACCTGGGCTACTACGGCTCCGGCGGTGTGGCGTCCGAGGGCGCGTACCCGGTCAACAGCTACGACATCGAGATGAACTACGGTCCGGCGTTCTTCGACGCCCGGCACATCGTCTCGATCGCCGGCAGCTACCAGCTGCCGGTGGGTCGCGACCGCGCGTTCGGCGCCAACATGGCCAAGGCGCTGGACTGGATCGTCGGCGGCTGGGACACGAGCTTCGCCTTCACCGCCCACACGGGCTACCCGATCACGGTGCAGGACAGCAACCGCCCGTCGCGGCAGACGACGCGCTCGCTCGACTGGCCGAACCTGGTCGGCGACCCGGTGCCGGCCAACCAGACCATCGACAAGTGGCTGGAGCGCTCGGCCTTCCAGTCGGCGCCCCTGGGCACGTTCGGCAACGCCGGCGTCGGCGTGGCGCGGGCGCCGAGCTACTGGAACGCGGACTTCTCGCTGTCCAAGCGCCTGGTCACCTTCGGCCGCCAGTACATCCTGCTGCGCGGCGAGGCGTTCAACGTGTTCAACCACCCGAACTTCGGGCCGCCCGATCGCAACATCCAGAGCCAGACGTTCGGCACCATCACCAGCACGGTCGGCGACCCGCGGGTCATCCAGCTGGTGGCCAAGTACTTCTTCTGA
- a CDS encoding efflux RND transporter periplasmic adaptor subunit, with translation MNDLSADLASLKLDRSARQGAGGRRRWLLGLVLLAVAGAGWWAWTRPRPTPVRTAAVVARRPGTTGSGDDAVLNASGYVTARRRATVSSRVTGKVVSIHVEEGMAVTQGQVLARLDDSTARALLQLAEAQLASARTQLTETEVRIREAELALGRQQRLAKENLVPAADVDTATAQVDALRARLQAARQDVNVAEQQVAVRRTDLDDTIIRAPFSGKAVSKDAQPGEMISPVSAGGGFTRTGICTIVDMTSLEIEVDVNESYITRVSDGQPVRAVLDAYPDWQIPAHVITTVPTADRQKATVLVRIGFDALDTRLLPDMGVKVTFLKPGQVAGAGTREAPSLWVPTTALRREGDRTWVLLASQGRVTRRAVETGGTSGADTQITSGLVAGDRVVVDPPATLTDGAAIEETTK, from the coding sequence GTGAACGATCTCAGCGCCGACCTCGCGTCACTCAAGCTCGATCGGAGCGCCCGGCAGGGCGCCGGGGGACGGCGCCGCTGGCTGCTCGGCCTCGTGTTGCTGGCTGTCGCCGGCGCCGGTTGGTGGGCCTGGACGCGCCCCCGCCCGACGCCCGTGAGAACCGCGGCCGTCGTCGCGCGCCGACCGGGCACGACCGGGAGCGGCGACGATGCCGTGCTCAACGCTTCGGGGTACGTGACGGCGAGGCGGCGGGCCACGGTGTCGTCGCGCGTCACCGGGAAGGTCGTCTCGATCCACGTGGAGGAAGGCATGGCGGTCACGCAGGGACAGGTCCTCGCCCGTCTCGACGACTCCACCGCCCGCGCGCTCCTGCAGCTGGCAGAGGCTCAGCTGGCGTCGGCGCGCACGCAACTCACCGAGACGGAAGTGCGGATCCGTGAGGCAGAACTCGCGCTGGGCCGTCAGCAGCGACTCGCCAAGGAGAACCTCGTGCCCGCCGCCGACGTCGACACCGCGACGGCACAGGTCGATGCGCTGCGCGCCCGCCTGCAGGCGGCGCGCCAGGACGTGAACGTCGCCGAGCAGCAGGTCGCGGTGCGCCGCACCGATCTCGACGACACGATCATCCGCGCTCCGTTCAGCGGCAAGGCCGTGTCCAAGGACGCGCAGCCGGGCGAGATGATCTCGCCCGTGTCGGCCGGCGGCGGCTTCACCCGCACCGGCATCTGCACCATCGTCGACATGACCTCGCTCGAGATCGAGGTCGACGTCAACGAGAGCTACATCACGCGCGTGTCCGACGGGCAACCCGTGCGCGCCGTGCTCGACGCCTACCCCGACTGGCAGATCCCGGCACACGTGATCACCACGGTGCCGACGGCGGATCGCCAGAAGGCCACCGTGCTCGTCCGCATCGGCTTCGATGCCCTCGATACTCGCCTGCTGCCCGACATGGGCGTCAAGGTGACCTTCCTCAAGCCGGGGCAGGTGGCGGGGGCCGGCACGCGCGAGGCGCCGTCGCTCTGGGTGCCGACGACCGCCCTGCGTCGCGAAGGTGACCGCACGTGGGTCCTGCTCGCCAGCCAGGGCCGGGTCACCCGGCGCGCCGTCGAAACGGGCGGCACGAGCGGAGCCGACACGCAGATCACGTCGGGCCTCGTCGCGGGTGACCGCGTCGTCGTCGACCCACCGGCCACGCTGACCGATGGCGCCGCCATCGAGGAGACCACGAAATGA
- a CDS encoding ABC transporter permease, with protein MKYLHLVWRGLLRRKLRTLFTALSIFIAFLLFGALMALRVAFGMGVDLAGQDRLVMIQKVSFIQPLPLSYMNRIAATPGVSGVTHSSWFGGIYQDPKNFFAQFAVDPESWLAMYPEYVLPDAQKQAWFADRTGAVVGRALADRFGWKVGDRVPLRGTIWRTADDAPWTFTIDGIYEAGTKGTDTTQFFFHYAYFNETRTFGKDLTGWYVVRVADPRQSEDVAARLDALFANSSSETKTSTEKAFVQAFAKQIGDIGSILMAILAAVLFTILLVAANTMAQAVRERTNELAIMKTLGFGDGQLLGLVLMESVMLAVIGGGAGLLVAWLITQQGDPTGGLLPAFFLPTRDLVLGVGLIVALGIAAGLLPAWQAGRLRIVDALRRQG; from the coding sequence GTGAAGTACCTTCACCTGGTGTGGCGGGGCCTGCTGCGGCGCAAGCTGCGCACGCTCTTCACGGCGCTGTCGATCTTCATCGCCTTCCTGCTGTTCGGCGCGCTCATGGCGTTGCGCGTCGCCTTCGGCATGGGCGTCGATCTGGCGGGTCAGGACCGGCTCGTGATGATCCAGAAGGTGTCGTTCATCCAGCCGCTGCCCCTGAGCTACATGAATCGCATCGCCGCGACGCCCGGGGTGTCTGGGGTGACGCACTCGAGCTGGTTCGGCGGCATCTACCAGGACCCGAAGAACTTCTTCGCGCAGTTTGCCGTCGATCCCGAGTCATGGCTGGCCATGTACCCGGAGTACGTGCTGCCGGACGCCCAGAAGCAGGCATGGTTTGCCGATCGGACCGGGGCGGTCGTGGGTCGGGCGCTCGCCGATCGCTTCGGTTGGAAGGTCGGCGACCGGGTTCCATTGAGGGGCACGATCTGGCGCACCGCCGACGACGCCCCCTGGACCTTCACCATCGACGGCATCTACGAGGCGGGCACCAAGGGCACCGACACCACGCAGTTCTTCTTCCATTACGCCTACTTCAACGAGACGCGCACGTTCGGCAAGGACCTGACGGGCTGGTACGTCGTGCGGGTGGCTGATCCGCGGCAGTCCGAGGACGTGGCGGCGCGGCTCGATGCGCTGTTCGCCAACTCGTCGTCGGAGACCAAGACGTCCACCGAGAAGGCGTTCGTCCAGGCGTTCGCCAAGCAGATCGGCGACATCGGCAGCATCCTGATGGCCATCCTCGCCGCCGTGCTGTTCACCATCCTGCTGGTGGCGGCCAACACCATGGCGCAGGCGGTGCGCGAGCGGACCAACGAGCTGGCGATCATGAAGACGCTCGGCTTCGGCGACGGCCAGTTGCTCGGGCTGGTGCTGATGGAGTCGGTGATGCTCGCCGTCATCGGCGGCGGTGCCGGCCTGCTGGTCGCGTGGCTCATCACGCAGCAGGGTGACCCGACGGGCGGTCTCCTGCCGGCGTTCTTCCTGCCGACGCGCGACCTCGTGCTCGGCGTCGGGCTGATTGTCGCGCTCGGCATCGCCGCGGGCCTGCTGCCCGCCTGGCAGGCCGGTCGCCTTCGCATCGTCGACGCGCTGCGGCGCCAGGGGTGA
- a CDS encoding YceI family protein — protein MVARLALAAAAVAMLATPAAAQTWKIDTAHSTASFTVRHMMVSNVHGRFGKLEGTIVYDGKNVASVKADAVIDATTITTDNEKRDAHLKSPDFFDAVNHPRITFKSKRAEAVGKGKFKLIGDLTMRGKTKEVVLDVDGPTDPVTVQNAQRIGATATTTINRQDYGVSWSRTMDGGGYVVSDEVRITLELELIKQ, from the coding sequence ATGGTTGCTCGTCTTGCCCTTGCCGCCGCCGCCGTCGCGATGCTCGCGACCCCAGCCGCCGCCCAGACCTGGAAGATCGACACCGCCCATTCCACGGCCTCGTTCACGGTCCGCCACATGATGGTGAGCAACGTGCACGGCCGCTTCGGCAAGCTCGAAGGCACGATCGTGTACGACGGCAAGAACGTCGCGAGCGTGAAGGCCGATGCGGTCATCGACGCCACCACCATCACCACCGACAACGAGAAGCGCGACGCGCACCTCAAGAGCCCGGACTTCTTCGACGCGGTCAACCACCCCAGGATCACGTTCAAGAGCAAGCGCGCGGAGGCGGTCGGCAAGGGCAAGTTCAAGCTGATCGGCGACCTGACGATGCGCGGCAAGACGAAGGAGGTCGTGCTCGACGTGGACGGCCCGACCGATCCGGTCACCGTGCAGAACGCCCAGCGCATCGGCGCCACCGCGACGACGACGATCAACCGCCAGGACTACGGCGTGAGCTGGAGCCGCACGATGGACGGCGGCGGGTACGTGGTGAGCGACGAGGTCAGGATCACGCTCGAACTCGAGCTGATCAAGCAGTAA
- a CDS encoding ABC transporter permease: MQALSQILAITAVNVRSIPQRLGSSIVAIVGIAGVVVVFVAVLSIAQGFRAAMTTAGDPRTAIVMRAGTDSELSSILMREHTQLVKDAPGLAQGPDGPVASAELFVIVNHPKRSTGSDANVPLRGVEPGAFAVRPRLRMVEGRPFQPGRNEIIVGRAAAGQFTGLEVGRDVRWGENVWKVVGVFEADGAISESEIWCDARVLQGAYRRGDSFQSVYVQLEREDGLEAFKAALAADPRLNVMAQRETDYLAEQSTVLQTIIRTIGFVIAGLMGIGAVFGAINTMYNAVASRTREIATLRALGFGALSIVASVMAESAVLALIGGIAGGLLAWGVFDGYRTSTMNFQSFSQVAFAFRVTPALLVQGLACALVMGFLGGILPAIRAARLPIVNALREL, encoded by the coding sequence ATGCAGGCACTCTCGCAGATCCTCGCCATCACGGCCGTCAACGTCCGCAGCATCCCGCAGCGCCTCGGCTCCTCCATCGTGGCCATCGTCGGCATCGCCGGCGTCGTGGTGGTGTTTGTCGCCGTGCTCTCGATCGCCCAGGGCTTCCGGGCCGCGATGACCACGGCCGGCGATCCTCGGACGGCCATCGTGATGCGTGCCGGCACCGACTCGGAGCTGTCGAGCATCCTGATGCGCGAGCACACGCAGCTGGTGAAGGACGCGCCCGGTCTCGCGCAGGGCCCCGATGGTCCCGTCGCGTCCGCCGAGCTCTTCGTGATCGTCAACCACCCCAAGCGCTCGACCGGCAGCGACGCCAACGTGCCGCTGCGCGGCGTGGAGCCGGGCGCGTTCGCGGTCAGGCCGCGGCTGCGCATGGTCGAGGGCCGGCCCTTCCAGCCGGGACGCAACGAGATCATCGTCGGGCGGGCTGCCGCGGGCCAGTTCACGGGGCTGGAGGTGGGCCGCGACGTGCGCTGGGGCGAGAACGTGTGGAAGGTCGTCGGCGTGTTCGAAGCCGACGGCGCCATCTCCGAATCGGAGATCTGGTGCGATGCACGCGTACTGCAGGGCGCGTACCGGCGAGGCGACTCGTTCCAGTCGGTGTACGTGCAGCTCGAGCGCGAGGATGGGCTCGAGGCGTTCAAGGCGGCGCTCGCGGCCGACCCGCGCCTCAACGTGATGGCGCAGCGCGAGACCGACTACCTGGCCGAACAGTCGACGGTGCTGCAGACGATCATCCGCACGATCGGCTTCGTGATCGCGGGGTTGATGGGCATCGGCGCGGTGTTCGGCGCGATCAACACGATGTACAACGCGGTGGCCAGCCGCACGCGCGAGATCGCCACCTTGCGGGCGCTCGGCTTCGGGGCCCTGTCGATCGTCGCGTCGGTGATGGCGGAGTCGGCGGTGCTCGCGCTCATCGGCGGCATCGCCGGCGGCCTGCTCGCGTGGGGCGTGTTCGACGGCTACCGCACGTCGACGATGAACTTCCAGTCGTTCAGCCAGGTGGCGTTCGCGTTCCGGGTGACGCCGGCCCTGCTGGTCCAGGGCCTCGCGTGCGCCCTCGTCATGGGCTTTCTGGGCGGCATCCTGCCGGCCATCCGCGCCGCCCGCCTGCCGATCGTCAACGCGCTCCGCGAACTCTGA
- a CDS encoding YncE family protein, with the protein MKRRDFLAAGAAMALAPMAASAGAARRYLYVAQPGIRNYQQYGGVGVLVYDIDDDFAFVRRIPTWAVADGKEAVNVKGVAASARTGRLWVTSITRLICIDLNTDRVVWDVAPAGGCDRLSVSPDGRTLYVPSFEGPHWNVIDGLTGRTISTLKLDSKAHNTLWGPKGRHVYLEGLASPYLSIADARTHTVVGRVGPFSASIRPFTVNAAETLAYVNVNERLGFEVGDIRTGKVLHQVDVQGVEKGPVARHGCPSHGIGLTPDEREVWVCDGHNSALHVFDNTVMPPRQVATLKVRDQPGWVTFSLDGRLAFPSTGEVFDVASRRLVKALQDETGRQIGSEKLVEVQVADSRVVACGDQFGIGRKR; encoded by the coding sequence ATGAAGCGACGCGACTTTCTCGCGGCTGGCGCGGCGATGGCGTTGGCGCCCATGGCAGCCAGTGCCGGGGCGGCGCGGCGTTACCTGTACGTGGCGCAGCCGGGCATCAGGAACTACCAGCAGTACGGCGGTGTCGGCGTGCTCGTCTACGACATCGACGACGACTTCGCCTTCGTCCGCCGAATCCCCACGTGGGCCGTGGCCGACGGCAAGGAGGCGGTCAACGTCAAGGGCGTGGCCGCCAGCGCGCGGACCGGCCGGCTGTGGGTGACCAGCATCACGCGCCTGATCTGCATCGACCTGAACACCGACCGCGTGGTGTGGGACGTGGCGCCGGCGGGCGGCTGCGACCGGCTGTCGGTGTCGCCGGACGGCCGTACCTTGTACGTGCCCTCGTTCGAGGGACCCCACTGGAACGTCATCGACGGCCTCACCGGACGCACGATCTCGACCCTGAAGCTCGATTCGAAGGCGCACAACACGCTCTGGGGGCCGAAGGGCCGCCACGTGTACCTCGAGGGACTGGCCTCGCCGTATCTCTCGATTGCCGACGCGAGGACGCACACGGTGGTCGGGCGCGTCGGGCCGTTCTCGGCCTCGATCAGGCCGTTCACGGTCAACGCCGCGGAGACGCTGGCGTACGTGAACGTGAACGAGCGGCTCGGCTTCGAGGTCGGCGACATCCGCACCGGCAAGGTGCTGCACCAGGTGGACGTGCAGGGCGTCGAGAAGGGACCCGTGGCACGGCACGGCTGCCCCAGCCACGGCATCGGCCTCACGCCCGACGAGCGCGAGGTGTGGGTCTGTGATGGGCACAACTCGGCGCTGCACGTGTTCGACAACACCGTCATGCCGCCCCGCCAGGTGGCGACGCTGAAGGTGCGCGATCAGCCAGGGTGGGTGACCTTCAGCCTGGACGGCCGGCTGGCATTCCCGTCGACCGGCGAAGTGTTCGACGTGGCATCGAGACGGCTCGTCAAGGCCCTCCAGGACGAGACCGGCCGCCAGATCGGCAGCGAGAAACTGGTGGAGGTGCAGGTCGCCGACTCCCGCGTGGTCGCCTGCGGCGACCAGTTCGGGATCGGCAGGAAAAGGTAA
- a CDS encoding ABC transporter ATP-binding protein, whose product MNAPATSSPLVKVRQLEKTYRRGSERIAVLQGVDLDIAPGEFLALMGPSGSGKTTLLNLLGGLDQPTAGSIEVGGQRIDALSSSALARWRAEHVGFVFQLYNLLPVLTAQRNVELPLLLTRLSGAERRKRASIALSVVGLSERASHYPRQLSGGQEQRVGIARAIVTDPTLLLCDEPTGDLDRKSGDEILALLSTLNREHGKTIVMVTHDPHAAACASRLVHLEKGLLVQEVAA is encoded by the coding sequence ATGAACGCTCCAGCCACCTCGTCGCCGCTCGTGAAGGTCCGCCAGTTGGAGAAGACGTACCGCCGCGGCAGCGAGCGCATCGCCGTGCTGCAGGGGGTCGACCTCGACATCGCACCAGGCGAGTTCCTTGCCCTGATGGGCCCCTCCGGATCGGGCAAGACGACGTTGCTCAACCTGTTGGGCGGCCTCGACCAGCCGACCGCCGGCAGCATCGAGGTGGGCGGCCAGCGCATCGATGCCCTGTCCTCGTCGGCGCTGGCGCGATGGCGCGCGGAGCACGTCGGGTTCGTGTTCCAGTTGTACAACCTGCTGCCGGTCCTCACGGCGCAGCGCAACGTCGAGCTGCCGTTGCTGCTCACGCGGTTGTCCGGGGCCGAACGTCGGAAGCGGGCGTCGATTGCGCTGTCGGTGGTGGGGCTGTCCGAGCGCGCCAGCCACTATCCGCGCCAGCTCTCGGGCGGCCAGGAGCAGCGCGTCGGCATCGCGCGCGCCATCGTCACCGATCCGACGCTCCTGCTCTGCGACGAGCCGACGGGCGACCTCGATCGCAAGTCGGGCGACGAGATCCTGGCGCTGCTCAGCACCCTCAACCGCGAGCACGGCAAGACCATCGTCATGGTGACGCACGACCCGCACGCCGCCGCGTGTGCCTCGCGCCTGGTGCACCTCGAGAAGGGCCTGCTGGTGCAGGAGGTGGCGGCGTGA